In Acidobacteriota bacterium, the DNA window CGCCCGCGACGACGAGGAAAACGGAGACGAAACCGAAAACCGGAAGACCGAGCACGGGCCCGGGCCGCGTGGCCGCCCACGCGAGGACGAGAAGGACCGCGCCCGCGAGCGCGAGCGGCCGCGTGCGCCGCCGGCGCGCGGCCTCGACGGAGCCGTGCCGCATCGTGGCGGCAGGCTCCACACCGGCCGCCTCGAAGGCGGGTGCGAGCGCCGAGAGGACCGACGTCGCGACGCCGAGGGCGAACGCGAACGCGAGAACGCCGGGGTCGAGGCGCAGAACGGGGTGGGCGGAGGGGACGTACAGCTCCGTCGCCGTGCCGCCCACGACCTTCAGCGCGCCCGCGGCCAGGGCCGCGCCGAGCGCGAGGCCGAGGACGCTGCCGAGGACTCCGAGCGAGAGGCCCTCGAGCAGGAAGGCCGCGAAGACGGAGCGGCGCGAGGCGCCCAGGGCCCGCACGACGCCGATGTCCGCGCGGCGGCGGAGGACCGAGATCGAGAGCGTGTTGTAGACGAAGTACATCCCGACGAGGAGCGCGATCGCGCCGAGCGCCGAGAGGTTCACGCGGAACGCACGCACCATGCGGTCGACGGTCTCCGTCCGCCGCTCCGGGCGGCCCGCGGTCACGCCGGGCGGAAGCGACGCGGAGACCTCCTCGAGGACGCGGGCGCGATCGGCGTCGGAGAGGGACGCGGGGAGAACGACGTCGATGCGGTCGAGGCGCCCGACCTTCCCGAACGCCTCCTGCGCGGCGGCGATGTCCATGAAGACGATCGAGCCCGACGCTGCGCGCGCGGCGCCCGCCGGACGCAGCACGGCGGCGACGCGGAACGTGCGTTCGACGGAGTTCGTGACGAGACGAAACTCGCTGCCGGGCTTCACCGCGTGACGAGCGGCGAATGTGCTCGTGACAAGAATGGATTTTTCTTCGAATATGGAGAAGAGACCGGGAGAAGGCTCTTTCCTCTCTTCACCTTCTAAGAAAATCTTCTCTTTCTTTTCTTTCCCCTCTTCAGCAAAAGAATATTCCCGGGCAGAGGGGTCCGCGAGCGGGTCGATGCCGAGGACCTCGATGATCTCGCCGTCGTTCGCGCCCGTCGCCGCCGTCTCCGTGATCGCCGGCGCGAGCGTCGCCCCGATCCCGCGCAGCCACGCGAGGCGCTCGAGCGTCTCCTCCGGGATGCCGGGGCCGTCCGCGAGGATCGTGATCGACGCCTTGCCGGCGACGAAGTCGACCGTGTCCGAGAACGACGACAGGACCGACGCGTTCGCGAGGCGGATCGCCGCCATCGTCGCGACGCCGACGGCGATGCCGGAAACGGTGAGCGCGAAGCGCAGGCGGTCCTTCGCGGCGGGCCGGAGGACGAGCGGCGGAAGGAGGTGGCGGATCAAGGGACGAGCCGCCCGTCGAGGAGGTTGAGGACGCGCGACG includes these proteins:
- a CDS encoding FtsX-like permease family protein encodes the protein MIRHLLPPLVLRPAAKDRLRFALTVSGIAVGVATMAAIRLANASVLSSFSDTVDFVAGKASITILADGPGIPEETLERLAWLRGIGATLAPAITETAATGANDGEIIEVLGIDPLADPSAREYSFAEEGKEKKEKIFLEGEERKEPSPGLFSIFEEKSILVTSTFAARHAVKPGSEFRLVTNSVERTFRVAAVLRPAGAARAASGSIVFMDIAAAQEAFGKVGRLDRIDVVLPASLSDADRARVLEEVSASLPPGVTAGRPERRTETVDRMVRAFRVNLSALGAIALLVGMYFVYNTLSISVLRRRADIGVVRALGASRRSVFAAFLLEGLSLGVLGSVLGLALGAALAAGALKVVGGTATELYVPSAHPVLRLDPGVLAFAFALGVATSVLSALAPAFEAAGVEPAATMRHGSVEAARRRRTRPLALAGAVLLVLAWAATRPGPVLGLPVFGFVSVFLVVAGASLLAPAAVTFAAARADGLALRLFGVEARIARANLTGSLSRTSVAVAALTMGLSMMVAVAVMVGSFRTTVATWVGETLAGDVFVGPASGRSGPSLGRVPEEAIEAIRAVPGVADVDPFLAFSATRDGAPYTVGSGLFAYVAKYGNLPLVDGRDPKRVFAGALANGEAMVSEPYAEKFGVKTGDSVDLPGPSGLVRVRVAGVYTDYSNDRGTVTLDRAHFRRIWPLSGASTMSVVLAPGVSPEEGARRIEQAVRGRFALRVRTNATLRKLVLQIFDRTFAVTYALEAVAIAVAVLGVFNTLTALVLERRREIGLLRVLGASAARVRRAVRYEAAAIGGLGIALGLASGAAMALVLVHVINRQSFGWTIAMHWPLGFLAGALALVFATTLLAAARPAGLAAATDAAAALKEE